One segment of Ficedula albicollis isolate OC2 chromosome 2, FicAlb1.5, whole genome shotgun sequence DNA contains the following:
- the LOC101813945 gene encoding vasoactive intestinal polypeptide receptor 1-like, with protein MVYNKVWAPVVVALPTPNPVTQKETNFEPMVLGIHPECKIFQQVVREEALCSEHNESASPDLKGCARDWDGLTCWPRATFGEVVKIPCPRFFEEFTSTHGFLQRNCTQEEYWSEPFPPYTIACGFDEGSSKGPEDQKSYYSAFWRVYTAGYAASVTSLITALIVFAAFRKFHCTRNYIHMHLFVSFILRAVAVFTKDAVLFADETMDHCLMSTVACKAAVAFFQFSILANFFWLLIEGIYLQTLLLLTFVSNKKFVWWFIFTGWGAPTAVMFAWVLTRIHQQNTGCWDDDENGVVLWIIKGPILLTVLINFIIFINVIRILVHKLKSQEGGGKHSSHFVRLAKSTLLLIPLFGVHYIVFAFFPESTGLEARLYIELGLGSFQGFVVALLYCFSNAEVQTELKKQLCKWQHQEYLTFPHRHGALSRETSPVNYVTQLSLLDKISPKRRTSALQDGVTTV; from the exons ATGGTCTATAATAAAGTCTGGGCTCCTGTGGTTGTagccctgcccaccccaaacccagtaACCCAGAAGGAAACAAACTTTGAGCCAATG GTGTTGGGAATCCATCCAGAATGCAAAATATTCCAGCAGGTGGTCAGAGAGGAGGCTCTCTGCTCAGAACACAACGAATCTGCCTCACCTGATCTTAAAG gatGTGCCAGAGATTGGGATGGTTTAACCTGCTGGCCCAGAGCCACTTTTGGGGAAGTGGTTAAAATTCCCTGCCCACGATTTTTTGAAGAATTCACCAGTACCCAtg GTTTCCTTCAGAGGAACTGTACACAGGAGGAATATTGGTCAGAGCCATTCCCACCGTACACCATTGCCTGTGGGTTTGATGAAGGTTCCAGCAAAGGACCTGAGGATCAG aaatccTATTATTCTGCATTTTGGCGAGTCTACACCGCTGGCTATGCAGCATCTGTGACTTCACTCATTACAGCTCTAATTGTCTTTGCTGCCTTCAG GAAATTCCACTGCACACGGAATTACATCCACATGCACCTGTTTGTCTCCTTCATCTTGAGAGCAGTTGCTGTTTTCACCAAGGATGCAGTTTTGTTTGCAGATGAAACCATGGACCACTGCCTCATGTCCACG GTTGCCTGCAAGGCTGCTGTAGCCTTCTTCCAATTCAGTATTTTAGCCAATTTCTTCTGGCTTCTCATTGAAGGGATCTACCTgcaaaccctgctgctgctgaccttTGTTTCCAACAAGAAGTTTGTGTGGTGGTTCATATTTACTGGCTGGG GAGCTCCCACTGCTGTGATGTTTGCTTGGGTCCTCACACGAATCCATCAGCAGAACACTGG ATGTTGGGATGATGATGAAAATGGAGTGGTGTTATGGATCATCAAAGGCCCCATCCTGCTGACTGTATTA ATTAACTTTATTATATTCATTAATGTGATCAGGATTCTAGTCCATAAACTGAAATCCcaagagggaggagggaaacaTTCAAGCCACTTCGT GAGACTTGCAAAATCCACGTTACTTCTGATCCCCCTCTTTGGGGTGCACTACattgtgtttgcatttttcccAGAGAGCACTGGCCTGGAAGCTCGGCTTTATATCGAGCTGGGCCTGGGATCATTCCAG ggttttgttgttgctctCCTATATTGCTTCTCAAATGCAGAG GTTCAAACTGAGCTGAAGAAACAGCTGTGCAAGTGGCAGCACCAGGAGTACCTGACCTTCCCCCACAGACACGGGGCTCTGTCCAGGGAAACCAGCCCAGTCAACTATGTCactcagctgtccctgctggacaAGATCAGCCCCAAAAGGAGAACCTCTGCGCTCCAGGATGGTGTCACCACTGTCTga